The Stenotrophomonas rhizophila genome has a window encoding:
- a CDS encoding bifunctional aspartate kinase/diaminopimelate decarboxylase, whose amino-acid sequence MSASPLVDRWIVLKFGGTSVSRRHRWDTIGKLAKKRAEETGARVLVVVSALSGVTNELTAIADGAADSRARVDALVARHREFLAELELDASALDVRLAALQGLLDEPRAAARPLEWQADVLGQGELLSSTIGAAYLRASGLDFGWMDAREWLQALPPQPNQSDWSQRLSVNCQWRSDAEWAAAFRAQPTRMLITQGFISRHADGGTAILGRGGSDTSAAYFGALLGASRVEIWTDVPGMFSANPKDVPDARLLTRLDYYEAQEIATTGAKVLHPRSIKPCRDAGVPMAILDTERPELPGTSIDGNAAPVPGVKAISRRNGIVLVSMEGIGMWQQVGFLADVFGLFKKHGLSVDLIGSAETNVTVSLDPSENLVNTDVLAALSADLSQICKVKIIVPCAAITLVGRGMRSLLHKLSDVWATFGRERVHMISQSSNDLNLTFVIDEADADGLLPILHAELIDSGAMPVEEGEVFGPRWREIAGTIRPRETAWWRGQREHLLHLAQAGTPRYVYNLATVRARARALAAIRPIDQRYYAIKANSHPAILELLEQEGFGLECVSHGELKHVFNVLPTLSPRRVLFTPSFAPRTEYEAAFALGVTVTVDNVEALQRWPDLFRNRELWLRVDLGRGEGHHAKVRTGGKDSKFGLPIARVDEFVRLAEDLGTRVVGLHAHLGSGVETAQHWRLMCDELAGFARRIGSVETIDIGGGLPIPYSDDDEPFDLDAWAVGLAEVKAVHPAFRLAIEPGRYLVAESGVLLTTATQVVEKDGIRRVGLDAGMNTLMRPALYDAWHDIENLSRLGGYAEALFDVVGPICESSDVFGKRRRLPVSTAPDDVMLIADAGAYGYVMANTYNQRELPREDIIDDVP is encoded by the coding sequence ATGTCAGCTTCCCCCCTTGTCGATCGCTGGATCGTACTGAAGTTCGGCGGCACCTCCGTGTCGCGTCGTCACCGTTGGGACACGATCGGGAAGCTGGCGAAAAAACGTGCGGAAGAAACCGGTGCGCGCGTGCTGGTGGTGGTGTCGGCCCTGTCCGGGGTGACCAATGAACTGACCGCGATCGCCGATGGCGCCGCCGACAGCCGCGCCCGCGTGGATGCGCTGGTGGCCCGCCACCGCGAGTTCCTGGCCGAGCTCGAGCTCGACGCCAGCGCGCTGGATGTGCGCCTGGCCGCGCTGCAGGGCCTGCTGGACGAGCCGCGCGCCGCCGCGCGCCCGCTGGAGTGGCAGGCCGACGTGCTGGGCCAGGGCGAACTGCTGTCCTCCACCATCGGCGCGGCCTACCTGCGCGCCAGCGGCCTGGATTTCGGCTGGATGGACGCCCGCGAGTGGCTGCAGGCGCTGCCGCCGCAGCCCAACCAGAGCGACTGGTCGCAGCGTCTGTCGGTGAACTGCCAGTGGCGCTCGGATGCCGAGTGGGCCGCGGCGTTCCGCGCCCAGCCGACCCGCATGCTGATCACCCAGGGCTTCATCTCGCGCCACGCCGATGGCGGTACCGCCATCCTCGGCCGGGGCGGCTCGGATACCTCGGCCGCCTACTTTGGTGCGCTGCTGGGCGCCAGCCGGGTGGAAATCTGGACCGACGTGCCGGGCATGTTCAGCGCCAACCCGAAGGACGTACCCGACGCGCGCCTGCTGACCCGCCTGGATTATTACGAAGCACAGGAAATCGCGACCACCGGCGCCAAGGTGCTGCACCCGCGTTCGATCAAGCCGTGCCGCGATGCCGGCGTGCCGATGGCGATCCTGGATACCGAACGCCCGGAACTGCCGGGCACCAGCATCGACGGCAATGCCGCACCGGTGCCGGGGGTGAAGGCGATCAGCCGCCGGAACGGCATCGTGCTGGTGTCGATGGAAGGCATCGGCATGTGGCAGCAGGTCGGCTTCCTGGCCGACGTGTTCGGGCTGTTCAAGAAGCATGGGTTGTCGGTGGACCTGATCGGTTCGGCCGAAACCAACGTCACGGTGTCGCTGGACCCGTCCGAAAACCTGGTCAATACCGATGTGCTGGCCGCGTTGTCGGCCGACCTGTCGCAGATCTGCAAGGTCAAGATCATCGTGCCGTGCGCGGCGATCACGCTGGTCGGCCGCGGCATGCGTTCGCTGCTGCACAAGCTGTCGGACGTGTGGGCGACCTTCGGGCGCGAGCGCGTGCACATGATTTCGCAGTCGTCCAACGACCTCAACCTGACCTTCGTCATCGATGAAGCCGACGCCGACGGCCTGCTGCCGATCCTGCACGCCGAGCTGATCGACAGCGGCGCGATGCCGGTGGAAGAGGGCGAGGTGTTCGGCCCGCGCTGGCGCGAGATCGCCGGCACCATCCGCCCGCGCGAAACCGCGTGGTGGCGGGGCCAGCGCGAGCACCTGCTGCACCTGGCCCAGGCCGGTACGCCTCGCTATGTATACAACCTGGCCACGGTGCGCGCCCGCGCCCGCGCGCTGGCCGCGATCAGGCCGATCGACCAGCGGTATTACGCGATCAAGGCCAACAGCCACCCGGCCATCCTGGAGCTGCTGGAGCAGGAAGGCTTCGGCCTGGAGTGCGTGTCGCACGGTGAACTGAAGCATGTGTTCAACGTGCTGCCGACGCTGTCGCCGCGCCGGGTGCTGTTCACCCCCAGCTTCGCGCCGCGCACCGAATATGAAGCGGCGTTCGCGCTCGGCGTGACCGTCACCGTGGACAACGTGGAAGCGCTGCAGCGCTGGCCGGACCTGTTCCGCAACCGCGAGCTGTGGCTACGCGTGGACCTGGGCCGGGGCGAAGGCCACCACGCCAAGGTCCGTACCGGCGGCAAGGACTCCAAGTTCGGCCTGCCGATCGCCCGCGTGGACGAGTTCGTGCGCCTGGCCGAAGACCTCGGCACCCGCGTGGTCGGCCTGCACGCCCACCTGGGCAGCGGCGTGGAAACGGCGCAGCACTGGCGCCTGATGTGCGACGAACTGGCCGGGTTCGCGCGCCGGATCGGCAGCGTGGAAACCATCGACATCGGCGGCGGGTTGCCCATTCCCTACAGCGATGACGATGAACCGTTCGACCTGGACGCCTGGGCCGTCGGCCTGGCCGAGGTCAAGGCGGTGCACCCGGCCTTCCGCCTGGCGATTGAACCGGGCCGTTACCTGGTGGCCGAATCGGGCGTGCTGCTCACCACCGCCACCCAGGTGGTGGAGAAGGACGGTATCCGCCGCGTGGGCCTGGATGCGGGCATGAACACCTTGATGCGCCCGGCGCTGTACGACGCCTGGCACGACATCGAGAACCTCAGCCGGCTGGGCGGGTATGCCGAGGCACTGTTCGACGTGGTCGGGCCGATCTGCGAATCCAGCGATGTGTTCGGCAAGCGCCGCCGGCTGCCGGTATCCACCGCGCCGGACGATGTGATGCTGATCGCCGATGCCGGTGCCTACGGGTACGTCATGGCCAACACCTACAACCAGCGCGAGCTGCCGCGCGAGGACATCATCGACGATGTGCCTTGA
- the murL gene encoding UDP-N-acetyl-alpha-D-muramoyl-L-alanyl-L-glutamate epimerase, with translation MTAFDKHQVACFRFVRCDFAADTGVAQLVYAFDNGPELVETVSIPGAPFVLDAARAEAVQRALRLLHLFAGVSYYKAAVPEQVRIDSYSIDADTAALVETVYLNGLGEFAYRNGLNLRGRFRLPVDGEAFTAPAVGLREHALVAIGGGKDSLVSIEALRTLGIAETVTWIGGSQLIRACAERTGLPMLNIGRTLAPELFELNRQGAWNGHIPVTAVNSAIMVLAALLQGVDQVVFSNERSASYGSQIPGTGEVNHQWSKGWAFEQAFGEHLERHVAADLHYYSLLRPLSELAVARQFARTDFYDAHFSSCNRNFHILGERPVNRWCGVCPKCHFVFLALAPFMPKTRLVRIFGRNLLDDMEQAGGFDALLEFQDHKPFECVGEGRESRAAMATLAARPEWNEDALVKRFIQEIQPQLDGAELQIEPLLVLEGEHRIPAAIWERLRANFAA, from the coding sequence ATGACTGCTTTCGATAAACACCAGGTTGCCTGCTTCCGCTTCGTCCGCTGCGACTTCGCCGCGGATACCGGCGTGGCGCAGCTGGTCTACGCCTTCGACAACGGTCCGGAGCTGGTCGAGACGGTCAGCATTCCCGGCGCGCCGTTCGTGCTGGACGCTGCCCGCGCCGAGGCCGTGCAGCGGGCGCTGCGCCTGCTGCACCTGTTCGCGGGCGTCAGCTATTACAAGGCTGCGGTGCCGGAGCAGGTGCGGATCGACAGCTACAGCATCGATGCCGATACCGCCGCGCTGGTGGAAACGGTGTACCTCAACGGGCTGGGCGAGTTCGCTTACCGCAACGGGCTGAACCTGCGCGGGCGGTTCCGCCTGCCGGTGGACGGCGAGGCGTTCACCGCGCCGGCGGTGGGCCTGCGCGAGCATGCACTGGTAGCCATCGGCGGCGGCAAGGATTCGCTGGTCAGCATTGAAGCGCTGCGCACGCTGGGCATCGCCGAAACGGTGACCTGGATCGGCGGTTCGCAGCTGATCCGTGCCTGCGCCGAACGCACCGGCCTGCCGATGCTCAACATCGGCCGCACGCTGGCCCCCGAGCTGTTCGAGCTCAACCGCCAGGGCGCGTGGAACGGGCATATCCCGGTCACCGCGGTGAACTCGGCGATCATGGTGCTGGCCGCGCTGCTGCAGGGCGTGGACCAGGTCGTGTTCTCCAACGAGCGTTCGGCCAGCTACGGCAGCCAGATCCCGGGTACCGGTGAAGTGAACCACCAGTGGTCCAAGGGCTGGGCCTTCGAGCAGGCCTTTGGCGAACACCTTGAGAGGCACGTGGCGGCGGACCTGCACTACTACTCGCTGCTGCGCCCGCTGTCGGAGCTGGCCGTGGCGCGCCAGTTCGCCAGGACCGATTTCTACGACGCGCATTTCTCCAGCTGCAACCGCAACTTCCACATCCTGGGCGAGCGCCCGGTGAACCGCTGGTGCGGGGTCTGCCCGAAGTGCCACTTCGTGTTCCTGGCGCTGGCCCCGTTCATGCCCAAGACCCGGCTGGTGCGCATCTTCGGCCGCAACCTGCTGGACGACATGGAGCAGGCCGGCGGCTTCGACGCGCTGCTGGAATTCCAGGACCACAAGCCGTTCGAATGCGTGGGCGAAGGCCGCGAATCGCGTGCGGCGATGGCCACCCTGGCGGCACGTCCGGAATGGAACGAGGATGCGCTGGTGAAGCGTTTCATCCAGGAGATCCAGCCGCAGCTGGACGGCGCCGAACTGCAGATCGAACCGTTGCTGGTGCTGGAAGGCGAGCACCGGATTCCGGCGGCGATCTGGGAGCGCCTGCGTGCGAATTTCGCAGCTTGA
- the murD gene encoding UDP-N-acetylmuramoyl-L-alanine--D-glutamate ligase, giving the protein MRISQLEGKRVALWGWGREGRAAFAVLRQRLPGLALTLFCPEAEAAAARAEAGNALQVRSDVSGESLAAFEVVIKSPGISPYGEAAVSAAAQGTQFIGGTSLWFAEHADAEGTVRDTVCVTGTKGKSTTTSLLAHLLRASGARTGLVGNIGLPLLEVLDPQPAPAYWAVELSSYQTGEVARSGAHPQVAVVLNLFPEHLDWHGSEARYIQDKLALVTGAAPRIAVLNAADPHLAALSLPDSEVVWFNQPQGWHMRGEWVYRGEQRVFDTANTPLPGRHNRGNLCAVLAAIEALGLDAVALAPAVQDFRPLPNRLQTIGRRDGLRFVNDSISTTPHASLAALECFAGQRIALLVGGHDRGLDWHDFVDHMAHDVPPVEIVTMGANGPRIHALLQPLADAGRFGLHAAGDLEEAVRLARTALGEQGGVVLMSPGAPSYGVYRDYVARGRHFAELAGFDPDQITAIPGIGIA; this is encoded by the coding sequence GTGCGAATTTCGCAGCTTGAAGGCAAGCGCGTAGCGCTGTGGGGCTGGGGGCGTGAGGGGCGTGCGGCATTCGCCGTCCTGCGCCAACGCCTGCCGGGGCTGGCCCTGACTCTGTTCTGCCCCGAGGCCGAGGCCGCCGCTGCGCGGGCCGAGGCCGGCAATGCGCTGCAGGTGCGGTCGGATGTGAGCGGTGAATCCCTGGCCGCCTTCGAGGTGGTGATCAAGTCGCCGGGAATCAGCCCCTACGGGGAAGCTGCGGTGTCGGCGGCGGCGCAGGGCACGCAGTTCATCGGCGGTACCTCGCTGTGGTTTGCCGAGCATGCCGATGCCGAAGGCACCGTGCGCGACACCGTGTGCGTGACCGGCACCAAGGGCAAGAGCACCACCACCTCGTTGCTGGCGCATCTGCTGCGCGCCTCGGGCGCCCGGACCGGGCTGGTGGGCAACATCGGCCTGCCGCTGTTGGAGGTGCTGGACCCGCAGCCGGCGCCGGCGTACTGGGCGGTGGAGCTGTCCAGCTACCAGACCGGCGAGGTGGCGCGCAGTGGCGCGCATCCGCAGGTGGCGGTAGTGCTGAACCTGTTTCCCGAGCACCTGGACTGGCATGGCAGCGAAGCGCGCTACATCCAGGACAAGCTGGCGCTGGTGACCGGCGCGGCACCGCGTATCGCGGTGCTCAACGCGGCCGACCCGCACCTGGCCGCGCTGTCGCTGCCGGACAGCGAGGTGGTGTGGTTCAACCAGCCGCAGGGCTGGCACATGCGCGGCGAGTGGGTGTATCGCGGCGAGCAGCGGGTGTTCGATACCGCGAACACGCCGCTGCCGGGCCGGCACAACCGCGGCAACCTGTGCGCGGTGCTGGCGGCCATCGAAGCACTGGGCCTGGATGCGGTGGCGCTTGCGCCTGCCGTGCAGGATTTCAGGCCGTTGCCGAACCGCCTGCAGACCATCGGCCGCCGCGACGGGCTGCGCTTCGTCAACGACTCGATCAGCACCACCCCGCACGCCAGCCTGGCGGCGCTGGAATGCTTCGCCGGCCAGCGCATCGCGCTGCTGGTGGGCGGGCATGACCGGGGGCTGGACTGGCACGATTTCGTGGACCACATGGCGCACGACGTGCCGCCGGTGGAGATCGTCACCATGGGCGCCAACGGCCCGCGCATCCACGCGCTGCTGCAGCCGCTGGCCGATGCAGGCAGGTTCGGTCTGCACGCCGCCGGCGATCTGGAGGAGGCGGTGCGACTGGCCCGCACGGCGCTCGGCGAACAGGGTGGGGTGGTGTTGATGTCCCCGGGCGCGCCGAGCTACGGCGTGTACCGCGATTACGTCGCCCGCGGCCGACATTTCGCCGAGCTTGCAGGGTTCGACCCGGACCAGATCACCGCGATCCCGGGCATCGGCATCGCCTGA
- a CDS encoding dienelactone hydrolase family protein gives MKQQWQWGAALVLGMTALPALAAMQAKPVEWKHEGTTFSGVLVYDDEDNDKRPGLVMVPNWRGVNESAITKAKQLAGDDYVVLVADVYGKGVRPKTDAEAGPVATKLRNDRPVLRARALKALEVLKAQASNAPLDATKIGAVGFCFGGTTVLELARAGAPLAGVVSLHGGLGSPLPAKAGGTHPSVLVLNGADDKGISKDDIASFEQEMNAAKVDWEFTNYSGAVHCFAEADANNPPGCLYNERAAKRAWKSLDTFFDGLFDKR, from the coding sequence ATGAAGCAGCAATGGCAGTGGGGTGCGGCACTGGTACTGGGCATGACGGCATTGCCGGCCCTGGCGGCGATGCAGGCCAAGCCGGTGGAGTGGAAGCACGAAGGCACCACCTTCAGCGGGGTGCTGGTCTACGACGACGAAGACAACGACAAGCGCCCCGGCCTGGTGATGGTGCCGAACTGGAGGGGCGTGAACGAGTCGGCCATCACCAAGGCCAAGCAGCTGGCCGGCGACGATTACGTGGTGCTGGTCGCCGACGTGTACGGCAAGGGCGTGCGCCCGAAGACCGACGCGGAAGCCGGCCCGGTGGCGACCAAGCTGCGCAATGACCGCCCGGTGCTGCGCGCCCGCGCGCTGAAGGCGCTGGAAGTGCTCAAGGCCCAGGCCAGCAACGCGCCGCTGGATGCCACGAAGATCGGTGCGGTCGGGTTCTGCTTCGGCGGCACCACGGTGCTGGAGCTGGCCCGTGCCGGGGCGCCGCTGGCCGGTGTGGTCAGCCTGCATGGCGGGCTGGGCTCGCCGTTGCCGGCCAAGGCCGGTGGCACCCATCCGTCAGTGCTGGTGCTCAATGGTGCCGACGACAAGGGCATCAGCAAAGACGACATCGCCAGCTTCGAGCAGGAGATGAACGCGGCCAAGGTCGATTGGGAGTTCACCAACTACAGCGGTGCGGTGCACTGCTTCGCCGAAGCCGATGCCAACAACCCGCCGGGCTGCCTGTACAACGAGCGGGCGGCGAAGCGGGCGTGGAAGAGCCTGGATACGTTCTTCGACGGGTTGTTCGACAAGCGCTGA
- a CDS encoding polyprenyl synthetase family protein codes for MTITEDTRPALGLPQIQSLAAPDMAAVDALIRRRLSSDVVLINQIADHIISAGGKRLRPMLVMLAGHAVGQAGPEHHQLAAIIEFIHTSTLLHDDVVDESSLRRGRSTANALWGNAPSVLVGDFLYSRSFQLMVELDRMPVMQILADTTNRIAEGEVLQLLHVHNPDTDEAAYLRVIERKTAVLFAAGTRLGALASGVDEATQQALYDYGMALGYAFQIADDVLDYSANAEELGKNLGDDLAEGKATLPLIHAMAHSDATTRERLRAIVQNGDADAMPEVLAAIHATGGLEYSRRRAEEYADAAERALDGLADNDAVAALRGLARYAVQRSH; via the coding sequence ATGACCATCACCGAAGACACCCGCCCCGCGCTGGGCCTGCCCCAGATCCAGTCGCTCGCCGCGCCCGACATGGCCGCCGTGGATGCGCTGATTCGCCGCCGACTGTCCTCGGATGTCGTGCTGATCAACCAGATCGCCGACCACATCATCTCTGCCGGCGGCAAGCGCCTGCGGCCGATGCTGGTCATGCTGGCCGGCCACGCGGTCGGCCAGGCCGGCCCGGAGCACCACCAGCTGGCGGCGATCATCGAGTTCATCCACACCTCGACCCTGCTGCACGACGACGTGGTGGACGAATCCAGCCTGCGGCGCGGCCGCAGCACCGCCAATGCGCTGTGGGGCAACGCCCCGAGCGTGCTGGTCGGCGACTTCCTGTACTCGCGCAGCTTCCAGCTGATGGTCGAACTGGACCGCATGCCGGTCATGCAGATCCTGGCCGACACCACCAACCGCATCGCCGAAGGCGAAGTGCTGCAGCTGCTGCACGTGCACAACCCGGATACCGACGAGGCCGCCTACCTGCGGGTGATCGAGCGCAAGACCGCGGTGCTGTTCGCCGCCGGCACCCGCCTGGGGGCACTGGCCAGCGGCGTGGACGAGGCCACCCAGCAGGCGCTGTACGATTACGGCATGGCGCTGGGCTACGCCTTCCAGATCGCCGACGACGTGCTCGACTACTCGGCCAACGCCGAGGAACTGGGCAAGAACCTGGGCGACGACCTGGCCGAAGGCAAGGCGACCCTGCCGCTGATCCACGCCATGGCCCATTCCGACGCCACCACCCGCGAGCGTCTGCGCGCCATCGTGCAGAACGGCGATGCGGATGCGATGCCGGAAGTGCTGGCCGCCATCCACGCCACCGGCGGGCTGGAATACAGCCGCCGCCGCGCCGAGGAATACGCCGACGCCGCCGAGCGCGCGCTCGACGGCCTGGCCGACAACGATGCGGTCGCCGCCCTGCGCGGCCTGGCCCGTTACGCGGTACAGCGTTCGCATTGA
- a CDS encoding alpha-amylase family glycosyl hydrolase, which translates to MTQIPWWRGAVIYQIYPRSFLDANGDGVGDLPGIIERLDYVASLGVDAIWISPFFTSPMADFGYDIADHRDVDPLFGTLADFDRLLAKAHALGLKVMIDQVFSHTSIEHAWFRESRQDRTNPKADWYVWADPREDGTPPNNWMSIFGGVAWQWEPRREQYFLHNFLADQPDLDFHNPAVQEATLDYVRFWLDRGVDGFRLDSINFCFHDKQLRDNPAKPLEKRLGRGFSTDNPYAYQYHYYNNTQPENLPFIERLRGLLDEYPGAVSLGEISAEDSLATTAEYTAPGRLHMGYSFELLVKDYSAAYIRDTVSRLEATMTEGWPCWAISNHDVERAVTRWGGHPAQPRLARLLVAVLCSLRGSICLYQGEELGLGEADVPFEALQDPYGITFWPNFKGRDGCRTPMPWLDAPLAGFTSGTPWLPIPQEHQASAVAVQEHDPHSVLNAFRHFLAWRRTMPTLLLGDIRFLDTAEPVLMFERVHAGETLLLAFNLSPETAQVALPEGQWHALHVPGPDAGQADGATLHLPAQAMYCARRA; encoded by the coding sequence ATGACGCAGATTCCATGGTGGCGCGGTGCCGTCATCTATCAGATTTACCCGCGCAGTTTCCTGGATGCCAACGGTGATGGCGTGGGCGACCTGCCCGGCATCATCGAACGGCTGGACTACGTGGCCTCGCTGGGGGTGGACGCGATCTGGATTTCGCCGTTCTTCACCTCGCCCATGGCCGACTTCGGTTACGACATCGCCGACCACCGCGATGTGGATCCGCTGTTCGGCACCCTGGCCGATTTCGACCGGTTGCTGGCCAAGGCGCACGCGCTGGGCCTGAAGGTGATGATCGACCAGGTGTTCAGCCACACCTCGATCGAGCACGCCTGGTTCCGCGAGAGCCGCCAGGACCGCACCAATCCCAAGGCGGACTGGTACGTGTGGGCCGACCCGCGCGAGGACGGCACCCCGCCCAACAACTGGATGTCCATCTTCGGGGGCGTGGCCTGGCAGTGGGAGCCGCGCCGCGAGCAGTACTTCCTGCACAATTTCCTGGCCGACCAGCCGGACCTGGACTTCCACAATCCGGCCGTTCAGGAGGCCACCCTGGACTACGTACGGTTCTGGCTGGACCGCGGCGTGGATGGCTTCCGCCTGGATTCGATCAACTTCTGCTTCCACGACAAGCAGCTGCGCGACAACCCGGCCAAGCCGCTGGAAAAGCGCCTGGGCCGGGGCTTCAGCACCGACAACCCGTACGCCTACCAGTACCACTACTACAACAACACCCAGCCGGAGAACCTGCCGTTCATCGAGCGCCTGCGCGGGCTGCTGGACGAGTACCCGGGCGCGGTCAGCCTGGGCGAGATCTCCGCCGAGGATTCGCTGGCGACCACGGCCGAGTACACCGCGCCGGGTCGCCTGCACATGGGCTACAGCTTCGAGCTGCTGGTCAAGGATTACAGCGCGGCCTACATCCGCGACACGGTGTCGCGGCTGGAAGCGACCATGACCGAAGGCTGGCCGTGCTGGGCGATCTCCAACCACGACGTGGAGCGCGCGGTGACCCGTTGGGGCGGGCACCCGGCGCAGCCGCGGCTGGCGCGGCTGCTGGTGGCGGTGCTGTGTTCGCTGCGCGGTTCGATCTGCCTGTACCAGGGAGAAGAGCTGGGCCTGGGCGAAGCGGACGTGCCGTTCGAGGCGCTGCAGGATCCGTATGGCATCACCTTCTGGCCGAACTTCAAGGGCCGCGACGGGTGCCGCACGCCGATGCCGTGGCTGGATGCGCCGCTGGCCGGGTTCACCAGCGGTACGCCGTGGCTGCCGATCCCGCAGGAGCACCAGGCCAGTGCAGTGGCGGTGCAGGAGCACGATCCGCACTCGGTGTTGAACGCGTTCCGCCATTTCCTGGCGTGGCGCCGCACCATGCCGACGCTGCTGCTGGGCGACATCCGGTTCCTGGACACCGCCGAGCCGGTGCTGATGTTCGAACGCGTGCACGCGGGCGAGACGCTGCTGCTGGCGTTCAACCTGTCGCCCGAGACGGCGCAGGTGGCGTTGCCGGAAGGGCAGTGGCACGCGCTGCACGTGCCGGGCCCGGATGCAGGGCAGGCCGATGGGGCAACGCTGCACCTGCCGGCACAGGCGATGTACTGCGCACGCCGCGCCTGA